From the genome of Lampris incognitus isolate fLamInc1 chromosome 17, fLamInc1.hap2, whole genome shotgun sequence:
CAAACAGATCCTGCTTTACTTCCTCAGAGGTGAGGAACGAACCATGGCTAGCTCATGTCAAAGGCTTGATTTATACACAAAcaaggaggggggtggggtgtatctgtgtgtgtgctgtgagtTGGATCTGTTCCTCTAATGTGTAATATTCAAGTCAAGTCATAGCTTTCTCAGTAGGTACTGCTCTCAAGATGTTAAACTGCAAATAAATCTTAAGTCTCcagtcactctctagctcacttgaccaacactgctctctgtcACAGCTCGATgtgcatgtgcgactcacatctatggttgactcagatgtAAAAGTTATAacggaacaacttcctctagtttACAGTCAAAACttgaagtgttgcatattcttgtccctgcctgatctgagtcacccattgatgtgagtcatgcatgtaTGAGCGTAAACGGTTtagccagctttattatattatgaaaataaagacagggttggggttagaccaaaatggtcacatagcaaaccttttctttttggaaagtgcaagttcatattagacatggttgcattcgtgcgagggtccgcctaggaggctgtgcagccacagactgacaggcaaacgtttttattaggtaatgttttttagcttgagcacttcatattaaaaactttttgttttcacatttcccattcaatcgattGGGCGccgtgcaaaagtcttataatggcagtaaAAACAATggactttctgtctgtgtgtgcatgtaactgTACACTGCTAATctcccatactactgggcctgtcagtctaataatttttgtgcacagttatgattgTATGATCAAGGATCTCTTGTGGTTACGGTGATTCAAAAGCAGTTTTATtccacaattgagtgctaactcctcagctggtttttcaccaaagtccgagcaccagagaaggtgcctccatattttccctgctcccggtaggtgaaaaaaaggggtggttgtcaccaagtctgagcaccgAAGAAGGAGAGAtacacctggtggagatctgcactctaccgaGTTAACTCTTCTAGTTTCACTTTGCTTTTTGTCTTCTTCCATCTCTCAAGGGTACCGGTACGTGGTGCTGGATGTGCCCCTGCTCTTTGAAACGCGACGTCTCACACAGTTTCTGAAGCACACTGTCGTGGTCTACTGGTAAGAGCTGCCTAAATTTTGAGCCTGAGCTTTTTCCCCACTTTCCGTTTCTTAAGTGCTTTGTTTTCCTTTAAAAGAGTTTGTTTTTTCACAGGCCTTAGATTTAAGATTTACAGGATGACATTCGGAGATTGTTTTGGCAGAAACTGGCCATTCAGTTCGCAGCTCTGCAGCTTATCGAGCACCTCTCTCCAAACACTCTGTGCCTTATTAGCCTTACTCACTGCCCCTGGATTTTTTAACAAGACGTCTCAGCCACGCTAAAAATAACCAACATCGTCTGTTCCTCTTCAGCGACCCTGCCACTCAGTTGTCGCGCCTGATGCAGCGGGACAGCCTGACCCAGGCGCAGGCCGAGCAGCGTGTGGCCACCCAGATGCCGCTCAACGAAAAGCGTGGCCTGGCCAAGCATGTCATCGAGAACTCGGGCAGCCGAGAGGACACCCACCGGCAGGTCCTGAGGCTTCACACCAAACTGGAGGACTCCATGGAGTTCCTTTTAGTGAGGGTCATCGCTATCGCTGCCACTGCTGGCCTGGGAGGGATTCTGCTGTACGCAGCCAAGATGCTGGTGTCCTAGCAGAGGAAATGACAGCTGCAAGCCAGGGGCGTGGTGGAAAACAAGGCATGGGCAGGTGGGAGGAGCCGGCGCAGTATACTGTGAGATTGGTGTCGCAGCACTGCAGCTCAGCAGTGCGCCTCGCTCTCTTTTTACATATGCTTTTGGCGAGAGTTTATACTGACCTACATTGTTACTATATAACTTGCACTGACAAATATGTTTTTAGCGACACGGAAGGGTTTTGTGTGCAATTTAACTGGATCCTCAGTGATAATTTGAAGGAATTGATGGGCAAATCTTAAAGCCTGCTAGGATTTTTAGTTTGGTGCAGCACTCAGCAAATACCAAGCGTCAGTAAAAATGATCAAAGATGATAATAGGAGCGATGAGATTATAATTTATTGTCACACATCTGGTGAATTGTCTTCCCCACCAATGTCATATTTAGCTCAATTTTTGGGGTTGTTAATAGAAAAAGACATTATACAAGGAGGAGCCGATGatcaagtgaaaaaggttttactTTTATGCTATCTGCGATGCACTGTAGTCACCGTGATTTAGGAAGTTTTAATTTTGGAGTTTTACTCATTTATTTAATCACTCAACAGAGCCTTCTTCTGACATGAATCATCTGGATTGTTTAAGACAATGCATACCGGCACAAAATGACAATATTTTCCTCATGTTAAATTGGTTGATTTGAGTTGTTCAGTGGGGATAGCCACTGAATGTCATTTAAAGTACAAATAGTCTTGACTGTTGGAGAGCGTTTTAAAAGTTGTGTTTTATGGACCGGATAGAAAAATGAAATGCGTGATAAACTCGAGATGATGTGTTTGACAATCCACTTTTCAAGCAAGTAATGTGAATTCACTTTTAAGGATGTGAGATGCGATTAACTATATCAATAAGCAGACTTTGTATCTATCACTTTCTTTTTCTTACACTTGAAGCTGTCTTCAGCACATACTAAATCGATACTGTTTTTTCAGGTATGTACAACCTCACTTCGAACTAATGGACCTAATTTGTTAGATCAGCTGCCTGTCAGACGAATGTAAATTATAATACACTATTGTTTTAAGGTAACCAAAATTATTTCACGTGTCCGTGTCCCTCATTGTGTTATTAGATATTTACTCATTGGTGATATATAATCGAAACATTTGAAATATACCCACCTCCAAACCAATACCCTTACCAAAGGGCACTCAAAGTAACACTTTTAACACACTGTCCTAAGGAATCAATATTTAACTTGTGTTGTAATCCAGTTGTTAAGCCCTCACTTTTGAGCACATTGCACTGTGAACATTACAAGTCAAGGCCAGGCATTGCGGAGATAGGACTAGCCTGTATGGCTCACTTGTCTGTGCTAAAGCCCCTGCTGGACTGTTTTTTTTGCAAGTTTGTTTTCATTAAGGGCATCGGCACTAATGTAGCCTGACTCAGGCGAGGGGTCGGGGGTATCAGATTGGGTGATGGGGGAGCAGTGAACTGATGCTGCCTGATCACACGTTTCCACACACTCTCAAATGTGTAATTGTGCACGCCGTCACACAACAGTTATCTTCCATTCACACATAGCCGCACACATGTGCAATACACATAATCACTCGCATTTAGATGCACATTACATACCATCATTACTCTCAACCATGGGTGGATTACCAAAGGGGCCTACCGGGCCCAGGGGGCTCCTAAACCAGAGCCTCTGCATGAAGtcgctgttattaactttgcatttcttgtcacatagtcaaagggcttagtaattcatgtcaataacagagccccaaaagtcctactgaaaaactgaatGAATAACCTAGTTAATAGTTAATATGCAGTTGCCGtcaattgtgtgtatgtgcgctgtaaatcctgctgaggtacaggtgaatttagttattgtgctgttggcaGCAAGCCAGTGTACCTggcctgccgggggggggggggggcttttactaGTCTG
Proteins encoded in this window:
- the dcakd gene encoding dephospho-CoA kinase domain-containing protein, producing MFLVGLTGGIASGKSAVSSMLRELGCPIIDADMVARKVVAPHSVAYNRIVYHFGSEILLESGEIDREKLGQLIFANEEKRKLLNSITHPEIHKAMLKQILLYFLRGYRYVVLDVPLLFETRRLTQFLKHTVVVYCDPATQLSRLMQRDSLTQAQAEQRVATQMPLNEKRGLAKHVIENSGSREDTHRQVLRLHTKLEDSMEFLLVRVIAIAATAGLGGILLYAAKMLVS